In Fusobacterium sp. IOR10, a single genomic region encodes these proteins:
- a CDS encoding LysM peptidoglycan-binding domain-containing protein, which produces MKKFIYILLTIFLLGCSQITSFKSEKNNDENNAYDLAIISTGNGKGSLEEGVGYPRIYTIIKRAKGMYGENNVLYLDSGGNFSGTTIANRTKGSSSVAVLNGVGLKATTVGEGDFKYGLKGLTNLQEKSNFKIIGTNIRENDKSSFLTHYLIEEIGDKKIGIIGLISPEFYKDLNGEDIEKISIEDPIVSASLIVKELKKEKVDFIIALSSLGNDERTNKEWTSGELAKSVNGIDLIIDSGKNKVTSFQIKKTLIISSKEQLRSVGIVQVDLDSRLKNENLNYKLIKTEDIYRPKENRKYKVKKGDTLYSLAKNNNIKLEELIKANPEITDGRTIEIGREYNIPISNENLSVYNKNNKLLNIEEDKNIKAIIEKINKKRI; this is translated from the coding sequence TTGAAGAAATTTATATACATATTATTAACAATATTTTTGCTAGGATGTTCTCAAATAACTAGTTTTAAATCTGAAAAAAATAACGATGAAAATAATGCCTATGATTTAGCAATTATAAGCACAGGGAATGGAAAGGGAAGTTTAGAAGAAGGTGTAGGTTATCCTCGGATTTATACAATAATAAAAAGAGCCAAGGGAATGTACGGAGAAAATAATGTTTTATATTTAGATTCAGGTGGAAATTTTTCAGGAACAACTATTGCTAATAGAACAAAAGGATCTTCAAGTGTGGCAGTATTAAATGGAGTTGGATTAAAGGCTACCACTGTAGGGGAGGGAGACTTCAAGTATGGTTTAAAAGGGCTTACAAATTTACAAGAAAAATCTAATTTTAAAATAATAGGAACTAATATTAGGGAAAATGATAAAAGCTCATTTTTAACTCATTATTTAATAGAAGAAATTGGAGATAAAAAAATTGGAATAATTGGATTAATTTCTCCAGAGTTTTATAAAGATTTAAATGGAGAAGATATTGAAAAAATATCAATTGAAGATCCGATTGTATCAGCTTCATTAATAGTAAAGGAGTTGAAAAAAGAAAAGGTTGACTTTATTATAGCCTTATCATCTTTAGGAAATGATGAAAGAACAAATAAAGAATGGACAAGTGGAGAATTAGCAAAATCAGTAAATGGAATAGATTTAATTATAGACAGTGGAAAAAATAAAGTAACAAGTTTTCAAATAAAAAAAACATTAATCATTTCTTCAAAAGAGCAATTAAGATCAGTTGGAATTGTCCAAGTAGATCTAGATTCAAGATTAAAAAATGAAAATTTAAATTATAAGTTAATAAAAACTGAAGATATTTATAGACCTAAAGAAAATAGAAAGTACAAAGTTAAAAAGGGAGATACACTATACTCTTTAGCAAAAAATAATAATATAAAATTAGAAGAGCTTATAAAAGCTAATCCTGAAATTACAGATGGGAGAACAATTGAAATTGGTAGGGAATACAATATACCAATCTCCAATGAAAATTTATCTGTATATAATAAAAATAATAAGTTATTAAATATTGAAGAAGACAAAAATATAAAAGCTATAATAGAAAAAATAAATAAAAAAAGGATATAG